From a region of the Vanrija pseudolonga chromosome 2, complete sequence genome:
- the kinX gene encoding uncharacterized protein, translating to MPNQLIIDNKPESTIEHTAPVSALPVEGGDAVKAPVTAAAPADEVASQTPSSITASPTPSLTKIPEWHGLRGYGRRRRSRYSEATSEGDSEDSTANDDEAIHWRKGTEFHAGEVVWHKGRAYRAKQSHTGSHDITVKNRDYWQRLHFSTYTTTHFKFAEAPEDVEEPEDDLVRWTRGTPYPQGAVVFYHGSPYVNLQDHVATNFADQTDLWERKVEEAPVVTEAPITTEPEVVAEPETSPAVVAEPAEVVAEPQTAAEAAVVEAPVATPEPVVAAPAEVTPIEVAPVAEAPVVEATTVVETAPLIETAPVVEVAPVEVAPVVTPAEVAPAEVAPAEVAPAEVAPAEVAPAEVAPVEVVPVVEAKVEAAPVEIAAVEAAPVEAALVEAAPVATSPVEVVPVEAAPVEVLPVEETKAVVPEVVAAVPEPVAEAIAPTETVVEAEVIPQVEVAPQGEVPVTIVDKDPLIIRGLVVVPAGTAVEEIVPAVAPVEEAAPRAEEVVVEATPAAVEATVAAEAVEVVAAAEEVAPKVEAVAPAETVVEASPAPVEAAPATVEATPATVEAAPAPVEATPAAVEATPAPVEATPAAVEAVPAVEEVAPKTETVAPVEVIIKPEVVPEAEAPVVATITEPVEVIGLEVAPADAVVEEITPAAATAKEVVEVEPVVAVATPAPVEIVEAAPAVEEVAKIAATPAPAEVVVAETIVEAAPIAPVTPVAAVVEAPAPAVVETAAPAVVETAPAVEAPAIVDAPAVVETPAVETPAVVEAPTVVEKVEKVEAVEAPAAVVDTHAVAETPAAVVETPVAVEKAVVVEAPAAAVEAPIVTEVAPAVVETPAAVVVETPIAVETAVVVEAPAPVADTPVEVPAAVESPIVAETVEVVEVPVAVEVPVTIEAPVAVEAPVAVEAPVAVEAPVAVEAPVVVEAPVVVEAPAVVETAIAAEASPTVVDAPAAIETPAVVEAPAHIVEAAVVAETPAAVETPAVVDPVIAVETPVAPAVEVDVAPKAETEVVPEVIKAGITPAPAAVQEPAVVEAVEVAPVAPVVEASVEAVETPVVAEIAVVAPVEVAAVEPPPVEATPVVEEAPAAEVEAVKIVESVTPVVEAAQVPEVSAPAAEAVAVEAPVEAEVAPVVQAEVVADKVVVEAPAEVVAAPVPVETEVAVAVEAPAAVEAPVVVETPAVVETPAATPAVVEEAKTVAPEGPAPVKEEAAPVAPAAPVVAEPEAIKIEAPAPTETTVVVQEVAAEEAAPAPVEVPAAATETIEAEVKALPVPVEAVAVPVEVVTAPVETVKTEVEVAPAPVETVAIPVDTVAAPAEPVVAKDLPKVEAEAEAVVAPVEPQVVPEVAPVAPAEVAPVAEVEAAKAAPTETTSAATVEEMVVPVEEVAVPVEEAATPVETVEVPAVLDVEPVAIVEVQPTVVNETPAPAAEVVTAVVKAVVADAAPVVEAAPVVEAIVVAEPAKVEVVEITPVVAAPVEVVPIEVSPAVVPAVEAAPIVEATPVVEVTPIIEASPVVETVPVVETAPVVEVVAEAVSVTEAVPVVDTVEVKAPVEETKVETIAEVSPAQEEATKEAPVVVAEPIAEQVIASTAEVVAPVPAAVEVAPIEAEPVTAAPIEVVAVVADAEPIPEAVTEVPVAVEVSAPVAVVEVEPTPVAIEAVAAVEVTVEAPAVPEVVEAAKPVAEVEVAIAEPVAPVVEVATPAVETTTPVETPAAVAEAAAPVEAVVAPVAEAATPAPAPVAEVIAPVVEAVAPVVETAAPVEAPAPTVEAPAKAAVVSTESVVEAAPAPVPEAVVAAPEPVAEVKSEAPVAETQTPVEVVAEVVEEVKAVTEVEKPAKVPAPAPATEAVVESTPAPKEVEVEKPVIADAVPAVEAPKAVEVETTPIVETAPAVLEKAVVAPAVVEATPVAEVAVVEEVAPTVEEVAPAPASEEAALVTEKVVKVEEPKQEAAAQEIVEVKVETPATPVAEAVIAETPIDVEVARAAESIVEVQQPVVEGPVAEVEPVIDTAPAAEVVIVATPVLEAVPEPVAVVEATPIAEPTPVAETAAPVVEAAVPVVEVAAPVVEAAPVVEVAPVAEVAPVVEVAPSVETAEVAATVAEAVAATPVAAPVESTPASVEATPAPVVEAEVQPAPVAVQEPVVEVVAVPVQPEIATSTVVEEAKPEIAPAGVIDEPKVEAIAEPVVAAPAEPAATAAGPVVAASEPAVTVAEPVAALAEPVTAPAEPVATVAEPVATVAEVVVPAAEPEVPVLETKEVPVVEAVTPEANVEAEVTPAPTAEPVAPVVEAAPVAVVAPVQAAPVVEAAPAVETVPVVDAPVVPAPAVTETPGVEVATTAVEVATPAVEVATPAAEVATPAAEIAVPATVEEVKPVAETVPVVAEAETAVVAEVIAETPAAAPVQEVAAVEEVAAAPAQVEQAPIEEVTIATTEPVVEAPKEVAEEIKEEVNEVVKEEIKEEVKEEIKDEVKVRCVQAISLTDILQPEVPAVVEEAVTAPAAEVEDVTPAPVVETVQTVAEVVVEAPAAVETVAVPEPVAELVVVAAPVDTKEEVVEVTPKEVTPKAVATEEIAAPAPAVVAEEKVAEAVAVVEEPVVKAEPASAPAAVEAEVVPVAAVAEVVAVAPAVVEAITVTEAPVAVETPAVVEAEVIAPAPVVVEKEVITEAPAVVEAEVIAPVPVKEAEVATPAPAMVEAEVAPVEPPVVVEASVVVDTEPVAVEEPVVATPAPVAEVATVAEAVAVPEVVEEATVAETVEDLPVQEVPQEVAVDEPVANIVQESLIADDKEVEEPQQISTIAEVEVEEITTPVETVSEVIAPVEEVKTVKASAPVVAEVVEVKEVVAEAAPVVEATPVVEAAPATEVAPVVEAAPAQDTAPVAESAAADVVAPVEAATVPEPVVEQVKEVVAEATAPVAEIKEPENTTQTPPNTAIPEFIKAEAAAEQIQAAAAAPVAAEVKEVVEEAVAPAAAPTEVVQETVKEAAPKVTAPVVVAEVVEEPVVKAVVVEAPAPVAETMVEMTVVEIVPVAVEAAAPVAVEVAAPVVIAAAVEAVVEAPVEPIAEPVVEQVKEAVPEAVAAPEPTTPEPVVEQPIVEKAPVKEIPVEVAAVEVAPVEVAPVEVTPIEPIVQEPVVQEAAPVKVEEVAPVKEEVAPAKVEEVPAKVEEVPVKVEAPVAVAEQPVAEAPVVVAEVVVPAVVDTPAAKEVVPEVAATEPAAVVIEEPVDNVVEEIAATIMVDEPVVKVEEAQPAPEVVTKEVVAEEPVKVAPSEEAVVVAAVQEAVVAEAAQEPVAAQEPVGAQEPVKVVAEEPIKVVAEEAVKVAVVEEPVAAVEEPVAVAAVVEPVAVAEPVKEVVVDEPVKVEEPVVSSTTEEPAVVVPVVVAAEEPAKEVAVKETVVEEPIVKAAVEEPVIPATEPVVVAAVPEPVEEVNVAVPEPVVEAVQEPVAAPVAEAPEVPEPVVEVAAPIVEKAAEPIVKVVEEVAPVAVESAVAPVVQAIPEPVAAPVIEPVAAPVVEAVAEPVVEPAVTPAVEPVVATEAPKEVAAKEVPKTAEADVTVESAIAQAIEESHAPATDAPAPPVPQAEEVAVAAEVVPEPQVVAPAPAPAVQEAEEPTVEEVVPVEEPKADAPVTQDVNITAEEAAVFTATLSEVAPEAEATEPASEGDAPKVGNNGKVKHDKKKSEASRPGTCRIL from the exons ATGCCTAACCAGCTCATCATCGACAACAAGCCCGAGTCCACTATCGAGCACACTGCCCCCGTCTCCGCCCTCCCCGTCGAGGGCGGAGACGCCGTCAAGGCCCCCGtcactgccgctgccccggCTGACGAGGTCGCCTCGCAGACCCCTTCTTCCATCaccgcctcccccacccctTCTCTCACCAAGATTCCCGAGTGGCACGGACTCCGTGGCtatggccgccgccgtcgcagccGCTACTCGGAGGCTACCTCGGAGGGCGACTCGGAGGACTCGACCGccaatgacgacgaggccatccACTGGCGCAAGGGAACCGAGTtccacgccggcgaggtcgtctgGCACAAGGGCCGCGCCTACCGTGCCAAGCAGTCGCACACTGGCTCGCACGACATT ACCGTCAAGAACCGTGACTACTGGCAGCGCCTCCACTTTAGCACTTACACCACTACTCACTTCAAGTTTGCTGAGGCTCCCGAGGACGTggaggagcccgaggacgacctcgtccgCTGGACCCGCGGCACCCCGTACCCCCagggcgccgtcgtcttctACCACGGCAGCCCGTACGTGAACCTCCAGGACCACGTTGCCACCAACTTTGCCGACCAAACCGACCTCTGGGAGCGCAAGGTTGAGGAGGCCCCAGTCGTTACCGAGGCCCCGATCACCACCGAGCCTGAGGTGGTCGCCGAGCCTGAGACCTCTCCCGCTGTCGTTGCGGAGCCCGCTGAGGTTGTTGCTGAGCCCCAGactgctgccgaggccgcggttGTTGAGGCTCCGGTCGCTACCCCTGAGCCTGTCGTTGCGGCCCCGGCCGAGGTCACTCCGATCGAGGTCGCCCCTGTTGCTGAGGCCCCAGTCGTCGAGGCCACGACCGTCGTTGAGACCGCTCCCCTGATCGAGACCGCTCCtgtggtcgaggtcgcccctGTTGAGGTCGCCCCTGTTgtcacccccgccgaggtcgcccccgccgaggtcgcccccgccgaggtcgcccccgccgaggtcgcccccgccgaggtcgcccccgccgaggtcgcccccgtcgaggtcgtgccTGTTGTGGAGGCTAAGGTCGAGGCCGCTCCGGTCGAGATTGCTGCCGTTGAGGCCGCTCCTGTCGAGGCCGCTCTTGTCGAGGCCGCTCCTGTCGCGACCTCTCCTGTCGAGGTCGTTCCTGTCGAGGCCGCCCCCGTCGAGGTGCTGCCCGTTGAGGAGACCAAGGCCGTGGTccccgaggtcgtcgcggccgtccccgagcccgtcgccgaggcgatcgcCCCCACTGAGactgtcgtcgaggctgaGGTCATTCcccaggtcgaggtcgctccCCAGGGCGAGGTCCCCGTCACTATCGTTGATAAGGATCCCCTCATCATCAGGGGTCTCGTCGTTGTTCCCGCCGGTACCGCTGTCGAGGAGATTGTTCCCGCTGTGGCCcctgtcgaggaggccgcacCCAGGGCGGAGGAGGTTGTGGTCGAGGCCACGCCTGCTGCCGTCGAGGCGACCGTCGCCGCGGAGGCTGTGgaggtcgtcgctgccgctgagGAGGTCGCccccaaggtcgaggccgtcgcccccgccgagaCTGTGGTCGAGGCCTCTCCCGCGCCCGTTGAGGCCGCTCCTGCCACTGTCGAGGCTACCCCTGCCACCGTCGAGGCCGCTCCTGCCCCTGTCGAGGCCACCCCGGCCGCTGTCGAGGCCACTCCCGCCCCTGTCGAGGCTActcctgccgccgtcgaggccgttcCTGCCGTTGAGGAGGTCGCCCCTAAGACCGAGACGGTCGCCCCCGTCGAGGTCATCATCAAGCCGGAGGTCGTTCCGGAGGCTGAGGCTCCCGTTGTCGCCACTATCACGGAGCCCGTTGAGGtcatcggcctcgaggtcgccccTGCCGACGCTGTTGTCGAGGAGATTACTCCTGCTGCGGCTAccgccaaggaggtcgtcgaaGTGGAgcctgtcgtcgctgtggcCACGCCAGCTCCTGTCGAGATCGTGGAGGCCGCCcctgccgtcgaggaggtcgccaagATCGCTGCCACCCCTGCGCCTGCTGAGGTTGTGGTTGCCGAGACCATCGTCGAGGCCGCACCTATCGCTCCCGTCACccctgtcgccgccgtcgtcgaggcccccgcccccgccgtcgtcgagactgccgcccccgccgtcgtcgagactGCCCCCGCCGTTGAGGCCCCTGCCATCGTCGACGCCCCTGCTGTCGTCGAGACCCCTGCGGTCGAGACCCCTGCCGTGGTCGAGGCTcccaccgtcgtcgagaaggtcgagaaggtcgaggcTGTGGAggcccccgccgctgtcgtcgacacTCACGCCGTTGCTGAGACTCCggctgctgtcgtcgagacccccgtcgctgtcgagaaggctgttgtcgtcgaggctcccgctgccgctgtcgaggcTCCTATCGTCACTGAGGTCGCTCCCGCCGTTGTCGAGAcccccgctgccgtcgtcgtcgagaccCCCATCGCTGTCGAGACcgctgttgttgtcgaggctCCCGCACCCGTCGCTGATACCCCCGTCGAGGTTCCCGCCGCTGTCGAGTCCCCCATTGTGGCCGAGACGGTGGAAGTTGTGGAGGTccctgtcgccgtcgaggtcccCGTCACCATCGAGGCCCCCGTTGCGGTCGAggcccccgtcgccgtcgaagcccccgtcgccgtcgaagcccccgtcgccgtcgaagCCCCCGTTGTCGTTGAGGCCCCTGTGGTTGTTGAGGCTCCCGCTGTGGTCGAGACCGCCATCGCTGCGGAGGCCTCCCCTACTGTCGTCGATGCTCCTGCGGCTATCGAGACTCCGGCTGTTGTTGAAGCACCTGCTCATATCGTTGAGGCCGCGGTTGTTGCCGAGACCCCGGCTGCCGTGGAGACCCCAGCTGTCGTTGACCCGGTGATCGCCGTTGAGACGCCCGTTGCCCCTGCGGTCGAAGTTGATGTCGCTCCTAAGGCCGAGACGGAGGTCGTTCCCGAAGTCATCAAAGCTGGGATCACCcccgcccctgccgccgtccAGGAGCctgcggtggtggaggctgTTGAGGTCGCCCCCGTTGCCCCTGTTGTCGAGGCCTccgtcgaggctgtcgagACCCCCGTCGTTGCTGAGATCGCAGTTGTCGCTCCCGTCGaagtcgccgccgttgagCCTCCCCCCGTCGAGGCCACtcctgtcgtcgaggaggccccTGCTGCTGAGGTTGAGGCCGTCAAGATTGTCGAATCCGTCACCCCTGTTGTCGAGGCCGCTCAAGTCCCCGAGGTCTCGGCCCCCGCTGCTGaggctgtcgccgtcgaggccccAGTCGAGGCTGAGGTTGCACCCGTCGTCCAGGCCGAGGTTGTCGCTGACAAGGTTGTTGTGGAGGCCCCTGCGGAGGTCGTTGCCGCCCCTGTCCCCGTTGAGaccgaggtcgccgttgccgttgaggcccccgccgccgtcgaggcccccgtcgtcgtcgaaaCCCCTGCCGTTGTGGAGACCCCtgccgccacccccgccgtcgttgaGGAGGCCAAGACTGTTGCCCCTGAGGGGCCCGCGCccgtcaaggaggaggctgcccctgtcgcccccgccgcccccgtcgtTGCCGAGCCTGAGGCCATCAAGATTGAGGCTCCTGCCCCCACTGAGACGACGGTTGTTGTTCAGgaggtcgcggccgaggaggctgctCCTGCCCCCGTGGAGGTgcctgctgccgccactgAGACCATCGAGGCGGAGGTGAAGGCCCTTCCCGTCCCTGTCGAGGCTGTCGCTGTCCCCGTGGAGGTGGTCACTGCCCCTGTGGAGACCGTCAAGACCGAAGTCGAAGTCGCCCCGGCCCCTGTTGAGACTGTCGCCATCCCTGTTGACACCGTCGCTGCCCCCGCAGAGCCTGTTGTCGCCAAGGACCTCCCCAAGGTTgaggctgaggccgaggccgtggtTGCCCCCGTCGAGCCCCAGGTCGTTCCTGAAGTCGCCCCGGTCGCCCCTGCCGAGGTCGCTCCCGTGGCTGAGGTTGAGGCTGCTAAGGCTGCACCCACTGAGACTacctcggccgccacggTTGAGGAGATGGTTGTCCCCGTCGAGGAAGTCGCTGTTcctgtcgaggaggccgccacCCCTGTGGAGACCGTCGAGGTccccgccgtcctcgacgtcgagcccgtcgccatcgtcgaggTTCAGCCCACCGTCGTCAACGAGAcgcctgcccccgccgccgaggttgtcACTGCCGTTGTCAAGGCTGTGGTTGCTGATGCTGCCCCGGTCGTTGAGGCTGCGCCCGTTGTCGAGGCCATCGTGGTTGCCGAGcccgccaaggtcgaggtcgtggaGATCACtcctgtcgtcgccgctcccGTCGAGGTTGTGCCTATTGAGGTCagccccgccgtcgtccccgctGTCGAGGCCGCCCCCATCGTCGAGGCCACCCCCGTCGTTGAGGTCACTCCCATCATCGAGGCCAGCCCCGTTGTCGAGAccgtccccgtcgtcgagaccGCCCCCGTCGTGGAggtggtcgccgaggccgtttccgtcaccgaggccgtgcccgtcgtcgacaccgtGGAGGTGAAGGCGCCTGTCGAGGAGACCAAGGTCGAGACTATCGCCGAGGTTTCGCCCGCTCAAGAGGAGGCTACGAAGGAGGCGCCCGTTGTGGTCGCTGAGCCTATCGCCGAGCAGGTCATCGCCTCTACCGCTGAGGTGGTCGCCCCTGTTCCCGCTGCTGTCGAAGTCGCTCCCATTGAGGCGGAGCCCGTGACTGCCGCTCCCATCGAGGttgtggccgtcgtcgccgacgctgagcCTATCCCTGAGGCCGTTACCGAGGTCCCGGTCGCCGTTGAGGTCTCGGCTCCTGTCGCtgtggtcgaggtcgagcccaCTCCTGTGGCCATCGAGGCTGTTGCTGCCGTCGAAGTGACTGTCGAGGCCCCAGCCGTGCCTGAGGTGGTCGAGGCTGCCAAGCCcgtggccgaggtcgaggtcgccatcgccgagcCTGTTGCTccggtcgtcgaggtcgccacTCCTGCCGTTGAAACTACCACTCCAGTTGAGACTCCCGCCGCTGTTGCGGAGGCCGCCGCTCCCGTGGAAGCGGTCGTCGCTCCCGTGGCGGAGGCCGCCACCCCTGCCCCCGCACCTGTCGCTGAGGTCATCGCCCCCGTTGTTgaggccgtcgcccccgtcgtcgagactGCCGCTCCCGTTGAGGCCCCCGCACCCACCGTTGAGGCCCCTGCTAAGGCCGCCGTCGTTTCGACGGAGTCCGTCGTGGAGGCTGCTCCGGCCCCTGTTCCGGAGGCCGTTGTGgcggcgcccgagcccgTTGCTGAGGTCAAGTCTGAGGCTCCTGTCGCCGAGACTCAGACGCCCGTGGAGgttgtcgccgaggtcgtcgaggaggtaaAGGCTGTTACTGAGGTGGAGAAGCCCGCCAAGGTCCCTGCCCCGGCCCCCGCCACGGAGGCGGTGGTCGAGTCTACCCCCGCTcccaaggaggtcgaggtcgagaaaCCAGTGATCGCCGATGCCGTCCCTGCCGTCGAGGCCCCCAAGGCCGTCGAAGTTGAGACCACCCCCATCGTTGAGACCGCCCCGGCTGTTCTCGAGAAggctgtcgtcgcccccGCTGTTGTGGAGGCCACGCCCGTCGCGGaagtcgccgtcgttgaGGAGGTCGCTCCTACCGTTGAGGAGGTCGCTCCTGCCCCCGCCTCGGAGGAAGCTGCTCTCGTCACTGAGaaggtcgtcaaggtcgaggagcccAAGCAAGAGGCTGCCGCTCAAGAGAttgtcgaggtcaaggtggAGACACCCGCCACCCctgtcgccgaggctgtGATCGCTGAGACCCCCATCGATGTCGAGGTTGCTCGCGCAGCGGAGTCGATTGTGGAGGTTCAGCAGCCCGTGGTGGAGggccccgtcgccgaggttgagccCGTGATTGACACTGCCCCCGCGGCAGAGGTTGTCATCGTGGCTACTcccgtcctcgaggccgttccggagcccgtcgccgtcgtggagGCCACTCCTATCGCCGAGCCAACGCCCGTGGCCGAGACCGCGGCccctgtcgtcgaggccgctgTCCCTGTCGTTGAGGTCGCCGCCCCTGTCGTTGAGGCCGCCCccgttgtcgaggtcgctcCCGTCGCGGAGGTCGCCCccgttgtcgaggtcgccccCAGTGTGGAAaccgccgaggtggccgctACCGTTGCTGAGGCTGTCGCCGCAACCCCTGTCGCCGCTCCCGTCGAATCGACGCCCGCATCTGTTGAAGCCACTCCTGCCCCCGTTGTCGAGGCAGAGGTTCAGCCTGCTCCGGTCGCTGTTCAGGAGCCGGTGgtggaggtcgtcgccgtccctGTCCAGCCCGAGATTGCCACTTCCACcgttgtcgaggaggccaagcccgAGATTGCCCCTGCTGGGGTGATCGATGAGCCCAAGGTCGAGGCTATCGCCGAGCCCGTTGTGGCCGCCCCAGCTGAGcccgctgccactgctgctgggcctgtTGTCGCTGCTTCCGAGCCTGCCGTtaccgtcgccgagcccgtcgctgcccttgccgagcCCGTCACTGCCCCCGCCGAGCCtgtcgccaccgtcgccgagcctgtcgccaccgtcgccgaggtcgttgtccccgccgccgagcccgaggtccCCGTTCTCGAGACCAAGGAGGTTcctgtcgtcgaggctgtTACCCCTGAGGCCAACGTCGAGGCTGAGGTTACTCCCGCTCCCACTGCCGAGCCCGTGGCCCCCGTTGTCGAGGCCGCACCTGTCGCCGTGGTCGCTCCCGTCCAGGCTGCCCCCGTCGTTGAGGCTGCTCCTGCCGTCGAGACTGTTCCTGTTGTGGACGCTCCTGTTGTCCCTGCTCCTGCTGTGACCGAGACTCCTGGCGTGGAGGTCGCTaccaccgccgtcgaggtcgccacTCCCGCCGTCGAAGTCGCTACTCCCGCCGCTGAGGTCGCTACCCCTGCCGCCGAGATCGCTGTTCCCGCCACAGTTGAGGAGGTCAAGCCGGTTGCCGAGACCGTCCCTGTCGTTGCCGAGGCTGAGACCGCGGTCGTTGCTGAAGTCATCGCCGAGActcccgctgctgctcccgtTCAGGAGGTTGCTGCTGTTGAGgaggtcgccgctgctcctgctcAGGTTGAGCAGGCCCCTATCGAGGAGGTGACCATTGCCACTACCGAGCCGGTTGTCGAGGCTCCCAAGGAGGTTGCggaggagatcaaggaggaggtCAACGAAGTCGTCAAAGAGGAGATCAAGGAagaggtcaaggaggagatcAAGGACGAGGTTAAGGTTCGTTGCGTTCAAGCGATATCTCTTACTGACATTCTCCAGCCTGAGGTCCCTgccgtggtcgaggaggccgtcactgctcctgctgccgaggtcgaggacgttACCCCGGCCCCCGTTGTCGAGACCGTTCAGACTGTCGCCGAGGTTGTCGTTGAGGCTCCGGCTGCCGTGGAGACTGTTGCTGTCCCCGAGCCTGTTGCggagcttgtcgtcgtcgccgcccctgttgacaccaaggaggaggttgTTGAGGTTACCCCTAAGGAGGTGACCCCCAAGGCGGTCGCTACGGAGGAGATagccgcccccgcgccagccgtggttgccgaggagaag GTGGctgaggccgtcgccgttgttGAGGAGCCTGTGGTGAAGGCCGAGCCTgcctccgcccccgccgctgttGAGGCGGAGGTGGTCCCTGTGGCTGCCGTCGCTGAggttgtcgctgtcgccccCGCTGTCGTGGAGGCCATCACCGTCACTGAGGCTcccgtcgctgtcgagaCTCCCGCCGTCGTTGAGGCTGAGGTCATCGCCCCGGCTCCCGTTGTTGTCGAGAAGGAGGTTATCACCGAGGCCCCGGCTGTTGTTGAGGCGGAGGTCATCGCCCCCGTTCCCGTAAAGGAGGCTGAGGTCGCTACTCCTGCCCCTGCGATGGTTGAGGCTGAGGTTGCCCCCGTCGAGCCCCcggttgtcgtcgaggcctctgttgttgtcgacaccgagcccgtcgccgtggAGGAGCCTGTTGTCGCCACCCCtgcccccgtcgccgaggttgcGACTGTCGcggaggccgtcgccgtccctGAGGTCGTTGAGGAGGCCACCGTCGCGGAGACCGTTGAGGACCTTCCCGTCCAGGAGGTGCCTCAGGAGGTTGCTGTCGATGAGCCGGTCGCCAATATCGTCCAGGAGTCCCTCATCGCTGAcgacaaggaggtcgaggagcccCAGCAGATCAGCAccatcgccgaggtcgaggtcgaggagatCACCACCCCCGTGGAGACCGTTTCCGAGGTTATCGCGCCCGTTGAGGAGGTCAAGACTGTCAAGGCTTCGGCTCCTGTCGTTGCAGAG GTCGTTGAGGTCAAGGAAgttgtcgccgaggctgctCCTGTTGTCGAAGCCACgcctgtcgtcgaggccgctcCTGCCACCGAGGTTGCTCCTGTTGTCGAGGCCGCTCCGGCCCAGGACACCGCTCCTGTTGCTGAGTctgccgcggccgacgtcgtTGCCCCTGTGGAGGCTGCCACTGTTCCAGAGCCTGTGGTTGAGCAGGTGAAGGAggttgtcgccgaggccaccgcCCCCGTtgccgagatcaaggagcCGGAGAACACGACCCAGACCCCGCCCAACACCGCCATCCCCGAGTTCATCAAGGCggaggccgctgccgagcagatccaggccgccgccgccgcccccgtcgccgctgaggtgaaggaggtcgtcgaggaggccgttGCCCCGGCTGCTGCCCCCACCGAGGTCGTTCAAGAGACCGTGAAGGAGGCCGCTCCTAAGGTGACTGCCCCCGTGGTTGTTGCTGAGGTTGTGGAGGAGCCCGTTGTCAaggctgtcgtcgtcgaggcgcctGCCCCGGTTGCTGAGACCATGGTCGAGATGACCGTGGTCGAGATCGTTCCGGTCgctgtcgaggccgccgccccggtcgctgtcgaggtcgccgctcCCGTCGTtatcgctgctgctgtcgagGCTGTTGTTGAGGCGCCTGTCGAGCCTatcgccgagcccgtcgtcgagcaggtcaaggAGGCTGTTCCGGAGGCCGTCGCTGCCCCCGAGCCCACTACCCCAGAgccggtcgtcgagcagcccATTGTCGAGAAGGCGCCTGTCAAGGAGATCCCCGTTGAGgtcgccgctgtcgaggtcgccccTGTTGAGGTCGCCCCTGTCGAGGTCACCCCCATCGAGCCCATCGTCCAGGAGCCTGTCGTTCAAGAGGCCGCTCCTGTCAAGGTGGAAGAGGTCGCTCCTGTGAAGGAGGAGGTCGCTCctgccaaggtcgaggaggttcctgccaaggtcgaggaggttcccgtcaaggtcgaggcccccgtcgctgtcgccgagcagcctgtcgccgaggcgccagtCGTTGTGGCGGAGGTTGTTGTCCCCGCCGTTGTCGACACCCCagccgccaaggaggtcgtcCCGGAAGTTGCAGCCACTGAACCTGCCGCCGTTGTCATCGAGGAGCCTgttgacaatgtcgtcgaggagattgccgccACCATCATGGTCGATGAGCCCGTCGtgaaggtcgaggaggctcAGCCCGCTCCCGAGGTTGTGAccaaggaggtcgtcgcggaggAGCCCGTGAAGGTTGCCCCTTCTGAGGaggccgtcgttgtcgctgccgTTCAGgaggctgtcgtcgccgaggccgctcaGGAGCCTGTCGCCGCTCAGGAGCCTGTCGGCGCTCAGGAGCCCGTCAAGGTCGTTGCCGAGGAGCCCatcaaggtcgtcgccgaagaGGCCGTCAAGGTCGCTGTGGTCGAGGagcccgtcgctgccgttgaagagcccgtcgccgtcgccgccgtcgtcgagcccgtcgctGTGGCCGAGCCCGTCAAGGAGGTTGTTGTCGATGAGCCCGTCAAGGTTGAGGAGCCCGTCGTCTCCTCCACCACCGAGGAgcctgccgtcgtcgtccccgtcgtcgttgccgccgaggagcccgccaaggaggtcgcTGTCAAGGAgaccgtcgtcgaggagcctATTGTCaaggcggccgtcgaggagcccgTGATCCCCGCCACCGAgcccgtggtggtggctgctgtCCCCGAGcctgtcgaggaggtcaacgTCGCTGTCCCGGAgcctgtcgtcgaggccgttcAGGAGCCTGTCGCTGCTCCTGTTGCTGAGGCCCCCGAGGTCCCagagcccgtcgtcgaggtcgccgcgcccATTGTCGAGAAGGCCGCTGAGCCCATCGtgaaggtcgtcgaggaggtcgctcCTGTGGCTGTTGagtccgccgtcgcccctGTCGTCCAGGCCATCCCggagcccgtcgccgcccccgtcaTTGAGCCCGTCGCTGCTCCCGTTGTTGAGGCTGtggccgagcccgtcgtcgagccggccgtgactcccgccgtcgagccTGTTGTCGCTACTGAAGCCCCCAAGGAggtcgccgccaaggaggtccCCAAgactgccgaggccgacgtcaCCGTCGAGTCCGCGATTGCTCAGGCTATCGAGGAGTCGCATGCT CCTGCTACAGATGCACCTGCCCCACCTGTTCCCCAAGCTGAAGAGGTTGCTGTTGCGGCTGAAGTTGTTCCCGAGCCCCAagtcgtcgcccccgcccccgcccccgccgtccaAGAGGCCGAAGAGCCTACGGTTGAGGAAGTTGTTCCGGTCGAAgagcccaaggccgacgccccTGTCACCCAAGACGTCAACATCACCGCTGAGGAGGCTGCGGTCTTCACCGCTACCCTGAGCGAGGTCGCTcccgaggctgaggccaCCGAGCCCGCCTCCGAGGGGGACGCGCCCAAGGTTGGCAATAACGGCAAGGTAAAGCACGACAAGAAGAAGTCGGAGGCGAGTCGTCCTGGCACCTGCCGGATTCTATGA